A region of Vigna radiata var. radiata cultivar VC1973A chromosome 6, Vradiata_ver6, whole genome shotgun sequence DNA encodes the following proteins:
- the LOC106764374 gene encoding ring-infected erythrocyte surface antigen produces MHQLRNQNMTTFTQSLKAHYYLLMFTQLFVSVSVCSFLFSPSSLLVFLHYFKFYFSTFPSQLFTHNIDKNSMFLLCNGLLVFVGITKSLSRSSSDDKPSMFVKDDGSQSQFSVTGASDLMLEITEKVVQSSEPDEQKNTAAEKVKERENCAEEEVLENVEKIIVVDEGQEKGSCIVLKAEKEEVDEETEQLDVGDEEQDKGSEIDYILIEESVEEEEEHVEEESSMLSTEELNKKFEDFIRKMKEDLRIEAQRQLVMV; encoded by the coding sequence ATGCATCAACTTAGAAACCAAAACATGACAACCTTCACTCAGAGCTTAAAGGCTCATTACTATCTACTTATGTTTACTCAATTATTCGTTTCAGTATCTGTCTGTTCCTTCCTCTTCTCACCTTCTtccttgcttgttttcctccattACTTCAAATTCTATTTCTCTACATTCCCTTCCCAACTCTTCACCCACAACATAGACAAGAACAGCATGTTTCTCCTCTGCAATGGTCTCCTTGTTTTTGTTGGTATCACCAAATCTCTCTCCCGGTCTAGTTCTGATGATAAGCCTTCTATGTTTGTTAAAGATGATGGTTCACAATCCCAGTTCTCGGTTACTGGGGCCAGCGATTTAATGTTGGAGATAACAGAAAAGGTGGTGCAAAGTAGTGAGCCTGATGAGCAGAAGAACACTGCAGcagagaaagtaaaagaaagagaaaactgTGCTGAAGAAGAAGTACTAGAAAACGTGGAGAAGATAATTGTGGTAGATGAAGGACAAGAGAAAGGAAGTTGCATAGTTTTGAAAGCAGAGAAGGAGGAGGTGGACGAAGAAACTGAACAATTGGATGTAGGTGATGAAGAGCAAGATAAAGGGTCAGAAATTGATTACATTCTGATTGAAGAGAGCgtagaagaggaagaagaacatGTAGAAGAAGAAAGCAGCATGCTGAGCACAGAGgagttgaataaaaaatttgaagatttCATTAGAAAGATGAAGGAAGATCTAAGAATTGAAGCTCAACGGCAATTAGTCATGGTTTAA